A single Paraburkholderia sp. D15 DNA region contains:
- the rhaS gene encoding rhamnose ABC transporter substrate-binding protein: MLKPLRHTGAAALCVALLAISCAASAAGLKSNLKIAFVPKQINNPYEVIADDGGMAAIKEFGGVGKVVGPSDAGASSQVQYINTLITQRQDAIVIAANDANAVVPYLKKAMSQGIKVVTFDSDTAPEGRQLFVNQANAEGIGRGQIQLVSKLMGGEGEFAILSATPNATNQNTWIKWMQEELKKPEYAKIKLVKIAYGNDDDQKSFVETQGLLQAYPNLKAIVAPTTVGIAAAARYISSSSSKGKVAVTGLGTPNQMRAFVKNGTVKAFQLWDPNQLGYLAAYAAAALASGTITGKEGESFDAGKLGKRTIGAQGEIILGPPTTFDSSNIDNFNF; encoded by the coding sequence ATGCTCAAACCTCTACGTCACACCGGCGCGGCCGCGCTTTGCGTCGCGCTGCTCGCGATCAGTTGCGCGGCCTCCGCCGCCGGGCTGAAGAGCAACCTGAAGATCGCCTTCGTGCCGAAGCAGATCAACAACCCGTACGAAGTGATCGCCGACGACGGCGGCATGGCCGCGATCAAGGAATTCGGCGGCGTGGGCAAGGTGGTGGGGCCGTCGGATGCGGGCGCGTCGTCGCAGGTGCAATACATCAACACGTTGATTACGCAACGGCAGGACGCGATCGTGATCGCGGCCAACGACGCGAATGCGGTCGTGCCGTATCTGAAGAAGGCGATGTCGCAAGGCATCAAGGTCGTCACCTTCGACTCGGACACGGCGCCGGAGGGACGCCAGCTGTTCGTCAATCAGGCGAACGCGGAGGGCATCGGCCGCGGGCAGATTCAGCTCGTGTCGAAACTGATGGGCGGCGAGGGCGAATTCGCGATTCTGTCGGCCACGCCGAACGCGACCAATCAGAACACCTGGATCAAGTGGATGCAGGAGGAACTGAAGAAGCCCGAGTACGCGAAGATCAAGCTCGTGAAGATCGCCTACGGCAATGACGACGATCAGAAATCCTTCGTGGAAACGCAGGGCTTGTTGCAGGCGTATCCGAACCTGAAGGCGATCGTCGCGCCGACCACGGTGGGGATCGCGGCGGCGGCGCGTTATATCTCGTCGTCGTCGAGCAAGGGCAAGGTCGCGGTGACGGGGCTCGGCACGCCGAACCAGATGCGGGCGTTCGTGAAGAACGGCACGGTGAAGGCGTTCCAGTTGTGGGACCCGAACCAGCTCGGCTATCTGGCGGCGTACGCGGCGGCGGCGTTGGCGTCGGGCACGATCACCGGCAAGGAAGGCGAATCGTTCGATGCGGGCAAGCTCGGCAAACGGACCATTGGCGCGCAAGGCGAAATCATTCTTGGACCGCCGACGACGTTCGATTCGAGCAATATCGACAACTTCAATTTCTGA
- a CDS encoding porin: MAGIAGLAGFAANAHAQSSVTLYGIVDAGVEYVNHASADGGAARMVSGGKNTSRWGLRGVEDLGGGLKAIFQLESGINIANGQFDDSAGAIFDRRATIGLKNRFGQITLGRNFTTTYDYMLQFDPMGYAPNYSWASSSTATGGRKDGLFSRSSNAVRYDGMFSGVKIGAMYGFGNVPGSMKTSSKYDFGLGYENGPFAGVVTFDRQNGAGNSVTPIDSTNYIQGIHAGLSYDFGAVKAMAGYRNYRRTFHSAAPTQRSDMYWLGGQYDVTPFISVFAAVYHQDIKDASDADPTLFSLRGQYALSKRTVLYVAGGYAMAKHDNAVSLSRDLTGAADTQTGVTAGIQHRF, encoded by the coding sequence ATGGCGGGAATAGCCGGTCTGGCCGGTTTCGCGGCGAACGCTCACGCGCAATCGAGCGTGACCTTGTACGGCATCGTCGATGCGGGCGTCGAATATGTGAACCACGCGAGCGCCGACGGCGGCGCGGCGCGGATGGTGTCGGGCGGCAAGAACACGTCGCGCTGGGGCCTGCGCGGCGTCGAAGATCTCGGCGGCGGACTGAAGGCGATCTTCCAGCTGGAGAGCGGCATCAACATCGCGAACGGCCAGTTCGACGACAGCGCCGGCGCGATCTTCGACCGCCGCGCGACGATCGGGCTGAAGAACCGCTTCGGGCAGATCACGCTGGGCCGCAATTTCACCACCACCTACGACTACATGCTGCAGTTCGACCCGATGGGTTACGCGCCGAATTATTCGTGGGCCAGCTCCTCCACCGCGACCGGCGGCCGCAAGGACGGCCTGTTCTCGCGCTCGTCGAATGCAGTGCGTTACGACGGCATGTTCTCCGGCGTGAAGATCGGCGCGATGTATGGGTTCGGCAATGTGCCGGGCAGCATGAAGACGAGTTCGAAGTACGACTTCGGTCTCGGCTACGAGAATGGTCCGTTTGCCGGCGTCGTCACGTTCGACCGGCAAAACGGCGCGGGCAACAGCGTCACGCCGATCGATTCGACGAACTACATTCAGGGGATTCACGCCGGCTTGAGCTACGACTTCGGCGCGGTCAAGGCGATGGCGGGGTACCGGAATTACCGGCGCACGTTCCACAGCGCCGCGCCGACGCAGCGCAGCGACATGTACTGGCTGGGCGGGCAGTACGACGTGACGCCGTTTATCTCGGTGTTCGCGGCGGTGTATCACCAGGACATCAAGGACGCGAGCGACGCCGATCCGACGCTGTTCTCGTTGCGCGGGCAATACGCGTTGTCCAAGCGGACGGTGCTTTACGTCGCGGGCGGCTACGCGATGGCGAAGCACGACAATGCCGTGAGTCTGTCGCGCGATCTGACCGGCGCGGCGGATACGCAGACCGGCGTGACGGCGGGGATTCAGCACCGGTTCTGA